One genomic region from Lysobacterales bacterium encodes:
- a CDS encoding alanine--glyoxylate aminotransferase family protein: MPSRTFQPPQRLLLGPGPSTVSQRVLDALARPTLGHLDPAFVGLMDEIKLLLRYAFRTQNALTFPISAPGSAGMEACVVNLIEPGDRVVVCVNGVFGGRMRENVLRADGVPIVVEDDFGQPVSVDKVEAALTANPGVKALGFVHAETSTGARSDAQALCALAAAHGALSIVDAVTSLAGIPLEVDAWGIDAIYSGSQKCLSCPPGLSPVSFSERAVAAVRARKTPVQSWFLDLSLVMNYWQGEGGRSYHHTAPVNMLYALHESLLMLAEEGLEAAWERHQANHLRLREGLDALGLELLVPEAARLPQLNAIRIPAGADDLGLRRALLNAHGIEIGAGLGPLAGKVWRIGLMGESSRAECVDRVLSALKQVLGR, translated from the coding sequence CTGCCGAGCCGCACCTTCCAGCCGCCGCAGCGTCTGCTGCTGGGGCCCGGACCCTCGACGGTGTCGCAGCGTGTGCTGGATGCGCTGGCGCGGCCGACCCTGGGGCACCTCGATCCGGCCTTCGTTGGCTTGATGGACGAGATCAAGCTGCTGCTGCGCTACGCCTTCCGCACGCAAAACGCGCTGACCTTTCCGATTTCCGCCCCCGGCTCGGCCGGGATGGAAGCCTGCGTCGTCAATCTGATCGAGCCGGGCGACCGCGTCGTGGTCTGCGTGAACGGCGTGTTCGGCGGGCGCATGCGCGAGAACGTGCTGCGCGCCGACGGCGTCCCGATCGTGGTCGAGGATGACTTCGGTCAGCCCGTCAGCGTTGACAAGGTCGAGGCGGCGCTGACGGCGAACCCCGGCGTCAAGGCGCTGGGCTTCGTCCACGCCGAGACCTCGACCGGCGCACGCTCGGATGCACAGGCGCTGTGTGCGCTGGCGGCGGCGCATGGCGCGCTGTCCATCGTCGATGCCGTGACCAGCCTCGCCGGCATCCCGCTCGAGGTCGACGCCTGGGGCATCGATGCGATCTATTCGGGCTCGCAGAAATGTCTGTCCTGCCCGCCGGGCCTGTCGCCGGTGAGCTTTTCCGAGCGCGCGGTGGCCGCCGTGCGTGCGCGCAAGACGCCGGTGCAGAGCTGGTTCCTCGATCTCTCGCTGGTGATGAACTACTGGCAGGGCGAGGGCGGCCGCAGCTACCACCACACCGCGCCCGTCAACATGCTGTATGCCCTGCACGAAAGCCTGCTCATGCTGGCGGAAGAAGGGCTCGAAGCCGCCTGGGAGCGGCACCAGGCCAACCATCTGCGCCTGCGTGAGGGGCTCGATGCGCTGGGGCTGGAGCTGCTGGTCCCCGAGGCTGCCCGCCTGCCCCAGCTCAACGCCATCCGCATTCCCGCGGGCGCCGACGACCTCGGCCTGCGCCGTGCGCTGCTCAATGCACACGGCATCGAGATCGGCGCAGGCCTTGGCCCCTTGGCCGGCAAGGTCTGGCGCATCGGTCTGATGGGCGAGAGCAGCCGGGCGGAGTGCGTTGACCGCGTGCTCAGCGCCCTGAAGCAGGTGCTGGGGCGCTGA